GATAGCCCCAGTCGAGGACGTAGACGTCTTCGCCGCGCTCAAGCAGGCCGCGCACGAGCGACTTGTCCTCCTGCAGGTCGACCATGTAGGGCCGGTTGACCAGGGCGTAGACGATCAGCAGCGGGACCTTCGCCGTCGGTGCGCGATCGCCGCGGAAGCGATACAGAACGACCTTGCCGTCGCGCCAGACTTCCTCGCGCGCGGTTGCGCCGTAGTCGACGTCGTGGACCTGGTGCAGGGTTTCCAGGCCGGCGCGCAACTTGGCCTGGAAACGCAGCGACTCTTCCGCCAGCGACTGCGGCGTGAAGCCGAGCGGGCCTTGACCGAATCCGTCCATGTCAGCGCTTCCCCTTGGTCTTGGCGGGCTTGGCGGCGGGCTTTGCAGCAGGCTTGGCGGCAGACCTGGCCGGCGCAGCCTTGCGCGCCTTTGCCGCGGGCTTTGGTGCTGGCTTCGGTGCAGGCGCCGGTGCAGGCTCCGCACGCTGCCTCGACGCAGTCCCTTCGCTTCGACCGGCGCGCGTGGCAGCCCCTTCGACGGCGTCGCGCAGGCGCCGCAGTTCGCGCTCGAGCTGCACGATCTTGCGGTGTGCCGAGTCCAGCTCGGTTCGTGTCGGCATGCCCATCTGCGCGCTGGCCTGCTCGACGATCGTCTGCTGGCGGCCGCGCAGCGTCATCTGTGCATTGACCAGGGCGGCATAGGCATCGCGGAAGCGCGGCGACAGCGCGATATCGGCATAGGCCTCTTCCGCCGCATCGATCCACAAGTCGAACAGCGCCCGCACCGACTCGAGCTGGCGGCCCGGCGCGCTGCGTTCGCCAAGCTTGCGCTCGAAGCGCACGAAGGCGTCCTGGCCGGCTTCACCCAGCAAGGTCTGGT
Above is a genomic segment from Lysobacter sp. S4-A87 containing:
- the phaE gene encoding class III poly(R)-hydroxyalkanoic acid synthase subunit PhaE is translated as MKQDDFEAWTRQYWNAWGDTLRSATTPEAPGLPGWNDAMNWWSQLARGGMPQGDEAVSRFNTQAQGWFGQMQQLAAQFAGRPANAADITAAWKQALGGDGANPFAHMLGMMPGSASTDPSQWFEQAAPWLQKVQRDGRSWLGLPAFGFAREHQERWQHLMQAQVDLQQQSQAYQTLLGEAGQDAFVRFERKLGERSAPGRQLESVRALFDLWIDAAEEAYADIALSPRFRDAYAALVNAQMTLRGRQQTIVEQASAQMGMPTRTELDSAHRKIVQLERELRRLRDAVEGAATRAGRSEGTASRQRAEPAPAPAPKPAPKPAAKARKAAPARSAAKPAAKPAAKPAKTKGKR